The genomic stretch GAAACGTTTTCTGGTGGCCGGGGGAACCCGCGGGGTCGGACGGGCGATCTCTCTTCAATTCGCGAGGAGTGGTGCGTCGGTCGTGGCGAATTTCATCCGTAACCAGGGAGCGGCGGACCGATTGAAGCTGGTGGCGGAAAAGGAAGGGCTCGAGATCGATCTGTGCCGTGCCGATCTGACCAGCCCGAAAGGACTGGAACAGATCGAACAGACTCTCGATGCGAAGGGAACCTCCTTGTCCGGGCTCGTGTATTGCGCGGCGACGGGTGTGCACAAGCCGTTGGCCGAATTGACCCTGCGTCATTTCGACTGGGTGTTCGCGCTGAACGTGCGCGCTTTCCTCGACCTCGTGCTGCGGATCGGGATGCGGCTTTCCGATGGGGCTTCCATCGTGGCCGTATCCTCGGACGGGGGGGTCCGGGCGGTCCCCTTTTATACCCTGGTCGGTTCCTCCAAGGGGGCGCTGGAATCGATGGCTCGGCATCTCGCCGCGGAACTCGGACCCCGCGGGATCCGGGTCAACATTCTCGCCCCCGGAGCGGTCCTGACCGACTCCTGGGACAGCATGCCGGACCGGGAGCGCAGGCTCGAGGCGGCCAGGAGCCGGTCGCCCATGAAGAGATTGGTGACCGTCGAGGAAGTCGCCTTCGCCGCCCAGTTCCTCTGTTCCGATGCGGCAAGCGGCATATCGGGGGACCGCCTGGTGGTCGACGGCGGGGTGGGGACCGTTCAATAGCCATGCTGCTCGAGAAGCCGCGAATCCCCATGCGGGATATCCTGCTCTTCGGCCTGCTTCCGGGGTTCCTGAAAATCCGGATATACCGGTTGCGAGGATACCGGATCGGGAAGCGCGTCTCCATCGGATTCGGCTCCGTGATTTGCGCCGACCAGGTGGAAGTGGGAGATGACACGAAGATCGGATTTTTAACGATCATCCGCGGGAAGCGGGTCAGGATCGGATCCCGTGTCCAGGTCGGCTCCACGACGTTCCTGGACACCCCCTACATGGAGATCGGTGACGGAACGAAGATCAACGAGCAGGTATTCGTCGGGGGGCTGCAATTTCCGGATTCGAAACTGGTCGTGGGACGGAACTGCCAGATCATGCAGATGTCCTTTATCAACCCTTCCCGGAGTATCACCATCGGCGACGATACGGGGATCGGGGGGCACTCCCTGATCTTCGGGCACACCTCCTGGTTGAGCCAGTTCGAAGGGTATCCGGTCGATTTCCAGCCGATCGAGATCGGCAGCAGCGTCTCCCTCTCCTGGAGAGTGTTCGTCCTTCCGGGAACGAAGATCGGGGACGGGGCGGTCATCGGGGCGAATTCGCTCGTGAGCCGGACCGTCCCGCCACGATGCCTCAGTATGGGTTTTCCGGCGCGCGTCATTGAACGATCCCCTCAATTCCCGAAAGTTCTGGATGATGAGGAGAAACGGAAAATACTTCGGGACATCATGGAAGACCTCACAAAATATTATTCGCAATCCGGGCTGGGGGTTTCGGTGAAGGGAAACGATTACGAGGTCCGGCAGAAGAAGAGGAAGTGGCTGTGGACGCGGGAGCGGAGATGGGGGCTGCGGGTCTCCTACGGGGACCTCAACGAAGCCGACGTTCCGACCCGA from bacterium encodes the following:
- a CDS encoding acyltransferase → MEIGDGTKINEQVFVGGLQFPDSKLVVGRNCQIMQMSFINPSRSITIGDDTGIGGHSLIFGHTSWLSQFEGYPVDFQPIEIGSSVSLSWRVFVLPGTKIGDGAVIGANSLVSRTVPPRCLSMGFPARVIERSPQFPKVLDDEEKRKILRDIMEDLTKYYSQSGLGVSVKGNDYEVRQKKRKWLWTRERRWGLRVSYGDLNEADVPTRSGGIDVFLSLKEIPDEIRNRLTAENVTWLDIARKEQSLVTNELGDEVSLFLKRYGVRTLRV
- a CDS encoding SDR family oxidoreductase — encoded protein: MTDPFSLSGKRFLVAGGTRGVGRAISLQFARSGASVVANFIRNQGAADRLKLVAEKEGLEIDLCRADLTSPKGLEQIEQTLDAKGTSLSGLVYCAATGVHKPLAELTLRHFDWVFALNVRAFLDLVLRIGMRLSDGASIVAVSSDGGVRAVPFYTLVGSSKGALESMARHLAAELGPRGIRVNILAPGAVLTDSWDSMPDRERRLEAARSRSPMKRLVTVEEVAFAAQFLCSDAASGISGDRLVVDGGVGTVQ